A stretch of the Coprobacillus cateniformis genome encodes the following:
- the asnS gene encoding asparagine--tRNA ligase: MFEFMTVRELYEMVMSGAEFETESLEYVELDGWVRTNRDNGKVGFLALNDGTYFRNCQIVYLKETLEDYDTIKHISTGSAIRVLGKFKLTPESKQPFEIEATQIVVEGACDDDFPLQKKRHSFEYMREIPHLRPRANTFYAIFRLRSVLSMAIHEFFQSQGFVYVHTPLITGNDGEGAGEMFRATTIDNTDFDKDFFGKEAFLTVTGQLHVEAFCMAFRDVYTFGPAFRAENSNTSRHASEFWMIEPEIAFADLEDDMDLIEDMVKFCIDYVLENAPEEMKFFAQMIDKECIERITHVRNSDFKRMTYTEAVEILEKADVKFENEVKWGMDLNSEHERYICEQVIGGPVFLTDYPKEIKAFYMRLNDDNKTVAACDLLVPGIGELVGGSQREERYDVLERIMEEKGMAKDGLQWYMDLRRYGGCKHAGFGLGFDRFLMYLTGMQNIRDVEPFPRTPRNLKF; this comes from the coding sequence ATGTTTGAATTTATGACAGTAAGAGAACTCTATGAAATGGTGATGTCAGGTGCAGAGTTCGAAACAGAAAGCTTGGAGTATGTAGAATTAGATGGTTGGGTACGTACAAATAGGGATAATGGAAAAGTTGGTTTTTTGGCTTTGAATGATGGAACTTATTTTAGAAATTGTCAAATTGTTTATCTGAAGGAAACTTTAGAAGATTATGATACAATTAAACACATTAGTACAGGAAGTGCTATACGTGTATTAGGTAAATTCAAGTTAACGCCAGAGAGTAAGCAGCCTTTTGAAATAGAGGCTACACAAATTGTTGTAGAGGGTGCTTGTGATGATGATTTTCCATTACAAAAGAAAAGACATTCTTTTGAGTATATGAGAGAAATTCCACATTTAAGACCAAGAGCAAACACATTCTATGCAATATTTAGATTACGCAGTGTATTATCAATGGCCATTCATGAATTTTTTCAATCACAGGGATTTGTTTATGTGCATACACCATTAATTACTGGAAATGATGGTGAAGGTGCTGGAGAAATGTTTAGAGCAACAACGATTGATAATACTGATTTTGATAAAGATTTCTTTGGTAAAGAAGCTTTCTTGACAGTCACTGGTCAATTACATGTTGAAGCTTTCTGTATGGCATTTAGAGATGTTTATACTTTTGGACCAGCATTTAGAGCTGAAAATTCAAATACATCACGTCATGCAAGTGAATTTTGGATGATTGAACCTGAAATTGCTTTTGCTGATTTAGAAGATGATATGGATTTAATTGAGGATATGGTCAAATTCTGTATTGATTATGTTTTAGAGAATGCTCCTGAAGAAATGAAGTTCTTTGCACAAATGATTGATAAAGAGTGTATTGAACGTATAACACATGTTCGTAATAGTGATTTCAAACGAATGACATATACAGAAGCTGTTGAAATATTAGAAAAAGCTGATGTTAAATTTGAAAATGAAGTCAAATGGGGTATGGATTTAAATAGTGAACATGAACGCTATATTTGTGAACAAGTTATTGGAGGTCCTGTTTTCTTAACAGACTATCCTAAAGAAATCAAAGCTTTCTATATGCGCTTAAATGATGATAATAAGACTGTTGCTGCTTGTGACTTGCTTGTTCCAGGAATTGGTGAGTTGGTTGGTGGAAGTCAACGTGAAGAGAGATATGATGTTTTGGAAAGAATCATGGAAGAAAAAGGAATGGCGAAGGATGGTTTACAATGGTATATGGATTTACGTAGATATGGTGGCTGTAAACATGCTGGCTTTGGATTAGGATTTGATCGTTTCTTAATGTATTTGACTGGTATGCAAAACATTCGAGATGTAGAACCATTCCCAAGAACACCTAGAAATTTAAAATTTTAA